A DNA window from Pyrus communis chromosome 3, drPyrComm1.1, whole genome shotgun sequence contains the following coding sequences:
- the LOC137729573 gene encoding shaggy-related protein kinase eta-like codes for MAEDKEISAPVVDGSDPTGHIISTTIGGKNGEPKQTISYMAERVVGTGSFGIVFQAKCLESGETVAIKKVLQDRRYKNRELQLMRVMDHPNVVSLKHCFFSTTSKNELFLNLVMEYVPETMYRVLKHYSNANQRMPLIYVKLYMYQIFRGLAYIHSVPGVCHRDLKPPNLLVDPLTHQVKLCDFGSAKVLVKGEGNISYICSRFYRAPELIFGATDYTTSIDIWSAGCVLAELLLGQTLFPGENAVDQLVEIIKVLGTPTREEIRCMNPNYTDFRFPQIKAHPWHKVFHKRMPPEAIDLASRLLQYSPSLRCTALEACAHSFFDDLREPNARLPNGRPFPPLFNFKQELSGTTPELINRLIPDHVKRQMGLNFSHPAGT; via the exons ATGGCTGAGGATAAG GAAATTTCTGCTCCCGTTGTAGACGGTAGCGATCCGACCGGTCACATCATATCCACAACCATTGGAGGCAAAAATGGAGAACCAAAACAG ACCATTAGTTACATGGCGGAGCGCGTTGTGGGAACCGGTTCATTTGGAATTGTCTTCCAG GCGAAATGCTTGGAAAGTGGCGAGACTGTGGCTATAAAGAAGGTTTTGCAGGACAGAAGATACAAGAATCGGGAACTTCAATTGATGCGTGTGATGGACCATCCAAATGTGGTTTCGTTGAAGCACTGTTTCTTTTCCACTACCAGTAAAAATGAACTCTTTCTCAATCTGGTTATGGAATATGTCCCGGAGACTATGTACCGCGTTTTGAAGCATTACAGCAATGCAAACCAGAGAATGCCACTGATCTATGTCAAGCTTTACATGTACCAG ATTTTTAGAGGGCTGGCTTACATACACAGCGTTCCTGGAGTTTGCCATAGGGATTTGAAGCCTCCAAATCTTCTGGTTGATCCTCTTACTCACCAAGTTAAGCTTTGTGATTTTGGAAGTGCAAAAGTGCTG GTGAAAGGAGAAGGAAACATATCATACATATGTTCACGTTTCTATCGGGCTCCTGAACTTATATTTGGTGCCACGGATTATACAACTTCAATCGATATCTGGTCAGCAGGTTGTGTCCTAGCAGAGCTTCTTTTGGGCCAG ACATTGTTCCCGGGAGAAAATGCAGTTGACCAGCTTGTGGAGATCATCAAG GTTCTTGGCACGCCAACACGTGAAGAAATTCGTTGCATGAATCCAAATTATACTGATTTTCGGTTTCCACAGATAAAAGCTCATCCTTGGCACAAG GTTTTCCACAAACGGATGCCTCCAGAAGCAATTGATCTGGCTTCAAGACTGCTGCAATACTCACCAAGTCTTCGCTGCACAGCT CTAGAAGCATGTGCACATTCTTTCTTTGATGACCTTCGTGAGCCCAATGCTCGTCTTCCAAACGGTCGCCCATTTCCACCTCTCTTTAATTTCAAGCAGGAG TTGTCCGGCACCACCCCAGAACTTATCAATAGGTTGATACCTGATCATGTGAAACGCCAGATGGGTCTGAACTTCTCGCATCCGGCTGGCACATAA